Proteins from a single region of Anaerolineae bacterium:
- the rpsJ gene encoding 30S ribosomal protein S10 — protein MAKQRIRIRLKAYDHRVLDQSVRQIVDTAERTGAVVVGPVPLPTKIEKFTVLRSPFIDKDSREQFEIRTHKRLIDVVDPQSKTIDALVRLNLPAGVDVEIK, from the coding sequence ATGGCAAAGCAGAGAATAAGAATTCGCTTGAAAGCTTATGATCATCGAGTGTTGGACCAATCCGTGCGACAGATTGTAGATACGGCCGAACGGACCGGAGCCGTGGTGGTTGGGCCGGTTCCACTTCCAACCAAAATCGAGAAGTTTACCGTACTGCGGTCGCCCTTCATTGATAAGGATTCGCGCGAACAATTTGAGATTCGCACTCACAAACGGTTGATTGATGTGGTAGACCCCCAATCGAAAACAATTGATGCTCTGGTTCGGCTGAATTTGCCGGCCGGCGTGGACGTGGAGATTAAATAG
- the rplC gene encoding 50S ribosomal protein L3 — protein sequence MKRILGKKLGMIQIFDDDGTVIPVTIIEAGPCYVTQKKTEETDGYSAIALGFDEIPEKRLNKPMLGHLQKTNCPPLRYIREFRLADPGGYEEGQKIDVSVFEVGDRVDVVGTSKGKGFAGVVKRHGFRGGPKTHGQSDRWRASGSVGAGSTPGRVFKGMRMAGRMGDARVTAQNLKVALVDADKNLLAVRGSVPGAKNGLLIIREARKA from the coding sequence ATGAAAAGAATTCTGGGAAAAAAGCTGGGCATGATCCAAATTTTTGATGATGATGGAACGGTTATTCCGGTAACCATCATCGAAGCCGGGCCTTGTTATGTAACCCAAAAGAAAACTGAAGAAACAGATGGTTACAGCGCCATTGCTTTGGGTTTTGATGAGATCCCCGAAAAGCGATTGAATAAACCTATGCTCGGCCACCTGCAAAAAACAAATTGCCCTCCCTTGCGGTATATTCGCGAGTTTCGTTTGGCCGATCCCGGCGGCTACGAAGAGGGTCAAAAAATAGATGTTTCTGTTTTTGAAGTAGGCGACCGGGTAGACGTGGTGGGCACAAGCAAAGGTAAAGGCTTTGCCGGGGTGGTCAAGCGGCATGGATTCCGCGGCGGCCCCAAAACCCACGGCCAGTCTGACCGCTGGCGAGCCTCCGGTTCTGTTGGCGCGGGTTCCACGCCGGGCCGGGTTTTTAAGGGCATGCGCATGGCCGGCCGGATGGGTGACGCCCGGGTTACGGCCCAAAATTTAAAAGTGGCCCTGGTTGACGCCGATAAAAATTTGTTGGCAGTTAGAGGGTCTGTACCCGGGGCTAAAAATGGCCTGCTGATTATTCGCGAAGCACGAAAGGCTTAA
- the rplD gene encoding 50S ribosomal protein L4 produces MMKVTVKNSSGKKVGNLELRDDVFGIEPNTSVMHQALVRQQANARLGTHKTKTRGEVRGTTAKWYRQKGTGRARHGDRKAPIFVGGGQAHKPRPRDYSKNMPRKMRRLALRSALSVKAAAEAIVVLDELVFDEPKTVHMLELLDNLEIEGSVVVLLPEQNENVEKSARNLQDVRTLRAGYLNVRDLLGYDYVLMPKEAVSVIEGFLAA; encoded by the coding sequence GTGATGAAGGTAACGGTTAAGAACAGCAGCGGTAAAAAAGTAGGCAATTTGGAACTGCGGGACGATGTTTTTGGCATTGAGCCAAACACCTCGGTGATGCACCAGGCCCTGGTGCGGCAGCAGGCGAATGCGCGCCTGGGCACGCACAAAACCAAAACCCGGGGCGAAGTAAGAGGAACAACGGCCAAGTGGTACCGCCAAAAGGGAACGGGCCGCGCCCGTCACGGCGATCGCAAAGCGCCGATTTTTGTGGGCGGCGGCCAGGCCCATAAACCCAGGCCGCGTGATTACAGCAAAAATATGCCGCGTAAAATGCGGCGGCTGGCGTTGCGTTCGGCTTTGTCGGTGAAAGCCGCCGCAGAGGCCATTGTGGTGCTGGATGAGCTTGTGTTTGACGAGCCAAAAACCGTGCACATGCTGGAGTTGCTTGATAACCTTGAAATTGAAGGCAGTGTGGTGGTGCTTTTGCCTGAACAAAATGAAAACGTGGAAAAGAGCGCCCGTAATTTGCAGGATGTCAGAACCCTCCGGGCCGGGTATTTGAACGTGCGCGACCTGTTGGGATACGATTACGTGCTGATGCCCAAAGAGGCGGTGTCGGTGATAGAGGGTTTTTTGGCCGCGTAA
- the rplW gene encoding 50S ribosomal protein L23, with product MEMNPYKIIVRPLNTEKGNLAAEVGQYSFIVHSWANKVEIAEAVSYIFDVDVVKVRVMNYTPKFGRWGRKRIQRKPAYKKAVVTLPPGQRIEAFEGV from the coding sequence ATGGAAATGAATCCATATAAAATAATTGTTCGGCCACTTAATACGGAAAAAGGCAATTTGGCTGCGGAAGTGGGGCAGTATTCGTTTATAGTCCATTCTTGGGCCAACAAGGTAGAAATTGCCGAAGCCGTATCTTACATTTTTGATGTGGATGTGGTAAAGGTTCGGGTGATGAATTACACGCCCAAATTTGGCCGCTGGGGACGTAAGCGGATTCAGCGCAAACCGGCTTACAAAAAAGCGGTGGTAACTTTACCTCCCGGCCAACGAATTGAAGCCTTTGAAGGGGTATAG
- the rplB gene encoding 50S ribosomal protein L2, with product MPVKVYKPTSPGRRGMSVTTFEEVTRTQPEKSLIAPLKQRAGRNNQGKITVRHRGSGHKRRYRLIDFKRDKHDIPATVTTIEYDPNRSARIALLTYADGEKRYILAPVSLEVGDTVLSGPNAEIRVGNALPIYRIPLGTQLHNIELQPGKGGQLVRSAGTSAQLMAKEGDYAQVRLPSGEVRFISQNCLATIGQVGNVDHGNVTLGKAGRKRWLGIRPTVRGSAMDPNSHPHGGGEGAAPIGMPGPKTPWGKPALGAKTRKNKRTDKYIVRRRRKKRS from the coding sequence ATGCCTGTAAAAGTTTATAAACCAACTTCGCCCGGGCGGCGAGGGATGTCGGTGACAACGTTTGAAGAAGTGACCCGCACCCAACCCGAAAAAAGCCTGATTGCGCCGCTCAAACAAAGGGCCGGCCGCAATAACCAGGGTAAAATCACGGTACGGCACCGGGGCAGCGGCCACAAACGGCGCTACCGCCTGATTGATTTTAAGCGTGATAAACATGACATCCCGGCCACCGTAACCACCATAGAGTACGATCCCAATCGCTCGGCGCGGATTGCGCTGCTCACTTACGCCGACGGTGAAAAGCGTTATATCCTGGCCCCGGTCAGCCTGGAAGTGGGCGATACCGTGCTCTCTGGCCCCAACGCTGAAATTCGGGTAGGCAATGCATTGCCCATTTACCGCATCCCGTTAGGAACGCAACTGCACAACATTGAGTTGCAGCCGGGCAAAGGCGGCCAACTGGTTCGTTCGGCGGGCACGTCGGCCCAGTTGATGGCCAAAGAAGGTGATTACGCCCAGGTTCGTTTGCCCAGCGGCGAAGTGCGGTTCATTAGCCAAAATTGTTTGGCCACCATTGGCCAAGTGGGTAACGTTGACCATGGCAATGTTACATTGGGCAAAGCGGGCCGCAAACGCTGGTTGGGTATTCGGCCTACGGTGCGCGGCTCGGCGATGGACCCCAACAGCCATCCGCATGGCGGCGGCGAAGGGGCAGCGCCGATTGGTATGCCTGGTCCCAAAACTCCTTGGGGCAAACCGGCCCTGGGAGCCAAAACCCGCAAAAACAAACGAACCGACAAATATATTGTACGTCGCCGACGTAAAAAAAGAAGTTAG
- the rpsS gene encoding 30S ribosomal protein S19, with product MTRSLKKGPFVDPKLLKKIETMNAAGEKRVIRTWSRASTIFPQMVGHTLAVHDGRRHVPIYITENMVGHRLGEFVVTRYFRGHLAKERSSRR from the coding sequence ATGACGCGTTCGCTAAAGAAGGGGCCTTTTGTAGACCCCAAATTGCTCAAAAAAATAGAGACAATGAATGCGGCCGGAGAAAAACGGGTTATTCGCACCTGGTCCCGGGCGAGTACAATTTTTCCGCAAATGGTCGGGCATACCCTGGCCGTGCACGATGGTCGCCGGCATGTGCCCATTTACATCACTGAAAATATGGTGGGCCATCGCCTGGGCGAGTTTGTGGTGACCCGTTATTTTCGGGGGCACCTGGCTAAAGAAAGATCGTCTCGCCGGTAA